From one Citrobacter sp. Marseille-Q6884 genomic stretch:
- a CDS encoding aspartate aminotransferase family protein yields MSLSVTRENFDDWMMPVYAPAPFIPVRGEGSRLWDQQGKEYIDFAGGIAVNALGHAHPALREVLNDQASKFWHTGNGYTNEPVLRLAKKLIDATFAERVFFCNSGAEANEAALKLARKYAHDHSGSQKSGIVAFKNAFHGRTLFTVSAGGQPAYSQDFAPLPPDIRHAVYNDLDSASQLIDDTTCAVIVEPIQGEGGVVPATKAFLQGLRELCDRHNALLIFDEVQTGVGRTGELYAYMHYGVTPDLLTTAKALGGGFPIGALLTTEHCGRVMTVGTHGTTYGGNPLASAVAGKVLDIVNTPEVLNGVKQRHDWFVERINAINERFGLFSEIRGLGLLIGCVLNAEFTGKAKQISQEAASAGVMVLIAGGNVVRFAPALNVTEEEVATGLDRFALACERIKAGGSS; encoded by the coding sequence ATGTCTCTGTCAGTTACGCGTGAAAATTTTGATGATTGGATGATGCCCGTATACGCTCCGGCTCCTTTTATTCCGGTTCGGGGGGAAGGATCGCGTCTGTGGGATCAGCAGGGTAAAGAGTATATCGATTTCGCGGGAGGCATAGCGGTTAATGCGTTGGGTCATGCACACCCGGCGTTACGTGAAGTGTTAAACGATCAGGCCAGCAAATTTTGGCACACCGGTAATGGCTACACCAACGAGCCGGTACTGCGTCTGGCGAAAAAGCTGATTGATGCCACGTTTGCCGAGCGCGTTTTCTTCTGCAACTCCGGCGCGGAGGCCAACGAAGCAGCTTTAAAACTGGCGCGTAAATATGCGCATGATCATTCCGGCAGCCAGAAAAGCGGCATCGTGGCATTTAAAAATGCCTTCCATGGTCGCACGCTATTTACCGTAAGCGCCGGGGGGCAGCCTGCTTATTCACAGGATTTTGCGCCGTTGCCGCCGGATATCCGCCATGCCGTCTATAACGATCTCGACTCCGCCAGCCAGTTGATTGATGACACCACTTGCGCGGTGATTGTTGAGCCCATCCAGGGCGAGGGCGGCGTGGTTCCGGCGACAAAAGCCTTTTTACAGGGGCTGCGTGAATTATGTGACCGACACAATGCGCTGCTGATTTTTGATGAAGTGCAGACCGGCGTTGGGCGTACCGGTGAACTGTATGCCTATATGCATTACGGCGTGACGCCGGACCTGCTGACGACAGCCAAAGCGCTGGGTGGTGGTTTCCCTATCGGCGCGTTATTGACGACTGAACACTGCGGCCGCGTCATGACGGTCGGTACCCATGGTACCACCTACGGCGGAAACCCGTTGGCCAGTGCCGTTGCAGGCAAAGTGCTGGATATTGTCAACACGCCGGAAGTCCTGAACGGTGTGAAACAGCGCCATGACTGGTTTGTGGAACGTATTAACGCCATTAACGAACGTTTTGGACTGTTTAGTGAAATCCGTGGGTTGGGGCTGCTGATTGGCTGTGTGTTGAATGCCGAGTTTACCGGGAAAGCGAAACAGATCTCACAAGAAGCTGCCAGTGCAGGCGTGATGGTGCTGATTGCGGGCGGTAACGTGGTGCGTTTTGCGCCTGCGTTAAACGTCACTGAAGAAGAGGTGGCAACCGGCCTGGATC